The Cyclopterus lumpus isolate fCycLum1 chromosome 18, fCycLum1.pri, whole genome shotgun sequence nucleotide sequence cagcTCAAACTTTCCACCATGGTCCCCCCGACGTGACAACTTATGctatttacaacaacaacaacaaacacctgaCAAGTGAGACGGGACTCAAAGGTGTCGGTCGCATCGCTCCGTCAGCGCTCCACCTCTCCATGCAGATCTCCTCCCGAACCCTTTAACCTCCACCGCCCTCGTTTTTCTCCAACTGTTCCGGTTAAATGTGAGTTCATTGTTCCAGCTGGAGTCTCCATTGGCTCCCATCCTGACCATCCAGCTCTTCTGATTTGTCTCAGCGGTCGCGTCAACCTAAATAATTTTAGATCGGAGACACTTGTGTTCAGggtttcaacccccccccccccccccccccaaaaaaaataatccatcgTAAGCAACACGGTGAAAAACAAAGAGTTAGGCAGGGCGGTCTTTACTTTAGGAATAAACAGCCGACATGGGGATCCATTGATCATCGTCTCTAGACAGCCATAGTGATGCAGCGTttaggggagggggagggggaaccaAACGAGTGTCCTCAGCGGTCCCCTCTGATGGACACTTAGTCGGGCATGTCGATGCAGAGTTTAGGGGGCGGGACAAAGTATTTCCCGGGGCTCTGCGTGATCACCACGCCGGTCTTCTTGTGGAACATGGGGGCGATCTTCGGCGGCGGCTCGGGAACGGGCATGTCCTCGACCGCCTCGGGGTCCTCGCTGTGCTGGAGGTCGTAGGACACGTTGCCGTACTCtcggaggaaggggaggagctcCAACAGGAAGTGGCAGAAGTCCTTACGGATCCCGAACCACCCtaacaagaagaagaggacaggagaattttaaaaaaataagtatttggGGTATTTTGACCctattttctgatgttttgtgtgtaaatgaCTAAAACAACAATTTATGGAATCTGTCCAGTATTGTGCAATGCCGACAGTGGAGCTGGCGGTGCTGGATACTCACAGTGGTTCCCCCCCTTCTGGCCAAAGGTGGTGGCCATGAGCGTGAGAAGGGAGAGCCACAGCGGGACGAACACGCACACGTAGCTCAGACTGTTGTGGCCGTCCAGCTTGTGCACCAGAAGGATCTGAAGGACACACGGGAACGTTAAGTCTTTGGACGGCAAACGTGcacaaagctgtgtgtgtgtggatgtacgtgcacacacacacacacacaggaggtaCGTGTGAAACAGACAGGAGTATTTTTGAGGCAGTGATGATGAAAGATCGATTTTTATTGCAAGGCAATTGCATGAAAATCACTTAAGAAATTGGTGTTGTACAAGTTAGTCTTTATTTTCACTCATTAACCCTAAATAAATTGAACATTTGAGGTATTCAAAATGTTCTGTATGCAGTTTACactgatttcaaaataaaaaaatgtaaaagaaaaacaacatttggcCAGCAGAGGGCAAGAAAGGCTCATTTAGATACAACTTTcctattttaatttagtgatATAAGCACAATAACTTTAATAATCTAATTGGTCTGTTTGgacttaatttatatatttgttcaaGGAATTAGAAAAGTTTTAATTTAGAATCATAACTTTTGTTACACAAACCAAATTAAATACcttaaaaactttaaaagaaagaacTCGCCTCAAAAGTGAGAAGGGGCACGACGATGGTCATCCAACTGATCGCCATGGTGATGTGAGTCCGCCGTTGCTCGGCGATGATGTCGATGgagcggaggaagaggacggacCAGATGATGTAGTAGAGGACCACGAGGCACAGGAAGGACATCAGGATCCACAGCGGGACACACACCACCTGCAGCACACCAGGGCCCATTAAAAaggaggagaaccaggaccaggaccaggaccaggactgcTCTTAGACTggcagaccctgctgcagtaaaacgaGGTTTTCCAAAAGAGACTCTGGTGTAGAAATACTCTATTCACAAGTATAAGTACTTTATTGCACGTGTAACTTAAGTAACCGCACAAGCATCAGAATTTActgaaaaaggaacaaaaagtaAAACGTTCTCATTATGCAaaactttatattattataaagttgACGTGTAAATACGCACAAATAGAAGCACTAGGTAGCGGAAACCGAGCGATACTCACGTGTGTAGTTCAAATACCGCAAACATTGTATTCGAGTACAGCACACGGGTGAATGTACGAAGAACGAGATATCAATCTGCAGCGCTGGAATGTAACTCGTGAACGCGTAGAGTGATAATTTGATTAAGAGTGCGTTGGCGCGTCTCACCAGCCAAGGCCAAATGATGATCCGGTGCAGCCTCAGAGCGATGAAGATGAACTGGAGGATGTTAACGGAACACAGCACCTCCagctgaggagaggaagagcaaagCAGGAGTCACTTCTTCTCCCTCGAATAAAGAAGCTTGAAAATAgacacaactcaaaacccatcTAGGCCGCCGATTACAAGTGATTTTCTCAAGAGCGATTGTCCTCGTTATCGGACTCCTCACCTCGAGGGAGCGGTCGTGTCTGAACCCCCAGACGCACGCCGCCACGGAGACGGGCGACACGAAGAAGAGCGGCATGAAGACCAGGAGCCAGGAGTAGTTCCCCCTCGCCACGCGGTCGCACACCAACACCTCGAACATCAGCAGCAGGACGTGGAGCCCCACGGCGATCAGCATGGCTTTGAACTCCACACACGTCTCCCCTTCGGCCCTACGAGAGAAACCACCGTCACATTTAGTCGTGGCACATGCGTAG carries:
- the tmem185 gene encoding transmembrane protein 185-like, whose amino-acid sequence is MNLRGLFQDFNPSKFLIYSCLLLFSVLLSLRLDGVIQWSYWAVFTPIWLWKLLVIIGASVGTGVWAHNPQYRAEGETCVEFKAMLIAVGLHVLLLMFEVLVCDRVARGNYSWLLVFMPLFFVSPVSVAACVWGFRHDRSLELEVLCSVNILQFIFIALRLHRIIIWPWLVVCVPLWILMSFLCLVVLYYIIWSVLFLRSIDIIAEQRRTHITMAISWMTIVVPLLTFEILLVHKLDGHNSLSYVCVFVPLWLSLLTLMATTFGQKGGNHWWFGIRKDFCHFLLELLPFLREYGNVSYDLQHSEDPEAVEDMPVPEPPPKIAPMFHKKTGVVITQSPGKYFVPPPKLCIDMPD